Proteins from a single region of Xiphophorus maculatus strain JP 163 A chromosome 22, X_maculatus-5.0-male, whole genome shotgun sequence:
- the LOC106699838 gene encoding uncharacterized protein LOC106699838, with protein sequence MGFEVYLNVMIWMDVRVCFPFTLLAIGLCRMVHFDNLPPIYYTNLLTANAVQLITLIATVGTKNGRFPNAACLIIYGGVAMVSLYLRMIIALERCFFIIQLPFIRQTKYSLIICVSVWVFCMGLFPLLVIFHYFSVIFVFALIPSIISLLCPLGAFISLPRAASGSPEGKRRIIATFVLLLINYSVTIVPPVSFLTFRSDYYYMYEDTQFFMTLFLLSPFMDLLLFVFLREGPVDQLLACFCCCKMETPAVEDGSRLSI encoded by the exons ATGGGATTTGAAGTTTATCTTAATGTGATGATTTGGATGGACGTCCGTGTTTGTTTCCCCTTCACTCTGCTGGCCATCGGTTTGTGTCGCATG gTTCATTTTGACAACCTTCCTCCCATCTACTACACAAACCTCCTCACCGCCAATGCAGTCCAGCTCATCACTCTGATTGCTACTGTTGGAACAAAAAATGGACGTTTTCCAAATGCCGCATGTCTCATAATCTACGGTGGTGTTGCGATGGTCAGTCTGTACCTCAGGATGATCATCGCCCTGGAAAG GTGTTTTTTCATCATCCAGCTGCCTTTCATCagacaaactaaatattctttaataatctgtgtttctgtctgggTTTTCTGCATGGGGCTTTTTCCTCTTCTGGTAATTTTTCACTACTTTTCAgtcatctttgtttttgctctcaTTCCTTCTATCATCTCCCTCTTGTGTCCACTCGGGGCCTTCATATCTCTGCCTAGAGCCGCCTCAGGATCTCCGGAAGGAAAACGTAGAATAATTGCAACTTTTGTTCTGTTGCTGATTAATTACTCTGTAACAATTGTCCCACCAGTTAGTTTTTTGACCTTTAgatcagattattattatatgtATGAGGATACACAGTTTTTTATGACCTTGTTTCTGCTCAGTCCTTTCATGGATCTGCTTCTGTTCGTTTTCTTGCGTGAAGGACCCGTCGACCAGCTGCTGgcctgtttctgctgctgcaagaTGGAAACACCTGCAGTAGAAGATGGCAGCAGATTATCTATCTGA